ctcccacgtcctcgggtactcgcacacggcgtccccggccccgcccccgtccctgtgtcgacgccagctgcgccgccgcccgctcgcgtctagccgacgcagtgacttaccacgagccggaggggggtACCGgaagttgaccctccagccggggaggatgatgagcaggaggacggctatccgAGAGGGCCCTTTGatacttccgtgctgattcactaccacgatcacgtcgctcggcggatctgggagggagaggtatttcttttaatttaaccgtttatttgtcaccattttttataatttaaccgtttatttgtcgcttatttaatatatgtcgcttatttgttttttttgtaacaggagagagagccgctgaaaatggtgaaccatgcctgcaagattttcagtctgtttaaaccagcagctgagtggtttaacgaccatgtgcgaggttcagggctttgcgtgctctgcatgacgggttacaccaccatcagcaccggcatgcagggggcatttgtggagcgctggcacaaggagacgtcctctttccacttgacggttggggagatgacgatcaccttgcacgacgtgcagtgtcttctccacctgccgattagggggccactgttgcaccactcccggatccagagggtcgaggccattgagtggatgacgctctatttgggcatggagcacgaggttgctcactttgagtgcgtcacgacttctgggcctcatgtccggttcaccacactgagcacttattttgagcaccatctggacgcggcttccgaggctgagggtgagggtgacgagctgttcacacactatcaccgcggctgcgctctccggtgctggtacatgcatgtggtaggcgctgcatgctttgtggataagagtgccaggtacgtcgacgtgacctacctccgctacttcatggacatggataccgttcaccagtggaactggggggcagctactctgacatacctctaccagaagctgaatgaggcctccaactagaggacgaggcagttggtcggatcctgcacactacttacggtatgttttattttaacatattatcgtatttatttatttatgtttcgtatttatttttaatacattatcgtgtttctgtttcagagctggatcatctcctacttctcccgcatccacggcttccacatcgatcctgcgtacgtggacgccatgcccagggccgccaaatacgctctccagagggggaacgatgcagtgggaccataccgtctgtacttggaccgcacgatgcacgacgacgtcacctggaggccgttcgtcgactacgctcagattgtccactttgacggcattgctctatattcaggctggttggcatgcgggaccggcatcatggtccggtatctccctgagcggtgcatgcgtcagttcggattcgtgcagctgatacccaggtcaccctttgaggctgctcccgacacagtgacccgagtgcagctcactgccatatgggaggactggcagcatcatgtggtaccgcaggagtaccgtctcactcgggtcacacaggattggcacagtgaggaggggtacgtcacatggttctagcgggtgtcccatcctctgctgggacccgacgttcccggcgctcctaggccagcacatgaggagatcctggagaaccagcaggccgaggatgaccacgccattgatctcatgccgatctgccagcggatagagatgcttgggcgggacgcgttggatcgaggtgtcattcatcagggcggtccagatgcagtcgccgtgatggagatgatcgtcactgatgcgggccgtgcggcggggtacaggcggcagaggagggcccagggtgagagggttaggcacacccagtagtggtcgggtttatttattttttgttttcggattgtatctttagcacactatttttatttgtttcggtttgtatatattattttaatcggattagtatttttttttgtttatttatcatattagtattttcagtttatctattgcttattttatttggcgtttacgtttaattTAAAGGCGAGTctgttttagataaaacataaaaaaaaaaacacagtttctgcataattcggaaatgaacttccgaattcaccccccatgaggtgttttcggaagttcatctccgaagacacccccatgaggtgttttcggagatgcacttccgaattatggaaatttttttaaaaaaaaagcgcttcggaagttcatttccgaagcagaagtattttgggattttcgctgggggtgactccCATAGGGAGATGGTTAAAGAAATTTTTATgggtttttcttttttaattagggtgacttgttttttttaaaccatcagaaagaaaaagaaggaaaaaaaatctCGCTAAATTAATTtcactttattaaaaaaataggatTAACATTACGTCATTTACACAAACTTTTGTAGTATTTTGATCTTGGCGCACATAGATATCACTGAAGAAAGGTAAGGCCTATTGTAAGAAAGGTCTATGAGGGAAAGAATAAGAGAGTTACGGGTAAAGTTGAGGTGGCGGTATGAGATGGAATAAGTTTCTTCTTATATAGAGGGGAGTGGAGAGTGTGGGTGGGGGCTTTAGGAATAGAGTTAGTTACAACTTGCAATGGACAAAGGACTTCCATTCTTTGTAAGAGCTTTGCTCTTGGCAGTATAAGAATATTTATTCCTAACCGGGTTTATCAATAATCAGGACAAACAAAAGGTTCTAGGtattaaaaaacctaaaaatcctTCTATAAAAGGAAGATGGCTAAACAGACTCAGTTACACACAATTCTAACCTAAAACTTTCACACTTGTGATAGTCACAGACCTGTGAAGCACGGGTACTCCGTTTTAGGTAAAGTATCGGTACCGGGTACCGGTACGCGTACGGTATACGTATCGTACGCACCGAAGCCgtaccaatttttttattttttattttgctttGATACACCAACCGGTACACATTTGGTACACGtacccaaaaaaaattatttttttcggttttaaatttttttggataacATAATTGTAAAAATTAGGTTAGTTATTTAttctatatataaataaaaaactgaaagaaaaattaagaaatagGCTATTGAAAAGAAATTTGAGCACATATGGATTCATTCACTCATTGAAAAGGAATAGGCTCAATCCAAAAAGAGCTGAGGATTTAGTTTTTGTTCATACAAATCTTCGTCTTCTTTCAAGAAAGAGTAAGATTTATAATGAAGGAGTAACAAAAATGTGGGATATTGGTGGAAATGAATTGGATCTATTTGATTGGAGCTGATATTCTTGAAATtgatactctttctttcaatgaACCTGAACTAAAAGCTGCATTCATTGGAGAAGAAAATATTGATATTCAACgatgattttataattaatacttttaagtgtgatttatttaagcaaattattttttaattttttaattttatcgttatttaaataatataattatttagttatttttataattgtatttttaaaacattatactAACGTACCCGTACcttaatttttctaaaaatgttgtaCCTCGTATCAGTACCCGTATCGGGTACTGGATACGTACCGGTACCTATGCAACGCAGTCACAGACATAGTCATCGGAGTGTTTGTATGTATCATCCCTCCTCTTGTTGTCGGCCCAGAGCTGAAGTTTCTATTAGATTACGGTTCACCTCCAGCGCGTGAATAAGGTCTTTTTACCATATCAAGTGGTAAAAGTAGAACTATTTGCAGCCAATGCCATATTATAATATTGAAAGAAAACATTTATAATTTCAACAATGAATGGTATATACACATAGGGAGAAAGAAAGATCAACTTGAAACTGAATCAAATAACTAAATGTAAACCAGAAGCTAACTAACATAAAATAGAAGTATCATTTTTAACTACTTTCTAACTTCTATAATCAAGACTGCTACATCTTTGAAGATTCATGCTTCTATTTACAATTCATTTGAAtgaaaaaagtaaatatattgtGTGAGACCAAGCAATTCGTCTTCACCCAACACAAAAAAGTACTACTTCAAATCTAAGGTTGGCTGTCTCTAATTGTAAAATCTATTGAGTAGAGGATGCAACATGAGGGAAATAGGAAGTGAGTGGTTTCACATCTCTACTCCGCATGAGAGTTAAAAATTGATTAGGTAGTTCCTCCAAAAGAGCTTGCACAACAGAGATTTGTCCAGCTGTCAAAAACACAAGAATACGGTTcgattaaataaaatgaataaaaattagatGACATGTTGACAATAtagaatataaaatataaaagagtAACAAATGTTATGTTTGTATTTTAACCTTAAACTGGATGACACAAGGATTAGTgtcaataaaacaaaaacaacaaaataattaCTAAGGATTGAAAGACTATTGGCATTCATTTTGTCTCCAACTTGAGTTTCTAATTCCTTTGGATGTTGGTACTGTCACATGTAACGCTTCAGTAATTTGAATATGAAGTTCAAAAACTAGTACTTACAGTGTACTTCTCTCATGGGGACAAACTGCACTAAATCTCGTGTAGCTACACGGCCAGTAGAACTTTCTAAGCGACGTCCATTATCAGCATCAAGTATCTGTAATAATTAACCAAAGTTTGCGTTATTAATACTCTCAGATAACAGGGCATAGCATCGAGCCGAGCTAAAGAAAAGAACAACATGCAAGGATATAAAGTAGACCTCCATGCTCGTGAAATCAGCGTTTCCAACACCAACTATAAGAATTGACAAGGGAAGATCAGATGCATTAACCACAGCATTTATTGATTCTTGAAGATCTGTAACAACTCCATCCTATGAGAAAATCACGGACATTTGATTAGTTAGTTTTAAGGATTTAATTCGTATGCACTGAAGTAATCATACACATATGCACGAGAAAACAGCATAAAGGATAAAAACCAATTTATTATCTTTCTCACCGTTATGATAAGCAATACAAAGTATTTAGTGCTGTTATACGATGAAAGGGACTCGGCAGCCATATGTGCAGCCATGTTGATTACTGGACCAAATAAAGTTGGTCCTGATAGGCGGACTGTGTGTAAAGCACTAGCATAAGCCTCCATTATGCCTTCAACTCCTACCACCTAAACACATAGGAAGACTATATTATCTTATCTCTTTTTAAAGAATGTATCAAGTTCACGATCAATGCGCAAGAAAAGAAGGTAAGTGCCCATAATTTGTAGCCATATTGTTATTATGATTTGCTACAAAAATTGACTTCATTCTCAAACTCATCATTCATATGATCAATATTCTATAtcaatgttattattattagaatcaATGAATGAGGTAAAACGGAgtttattaaagaaaaattaaCAATAGTTTTCCACCTTTCCAAGAATTATCTAGAATCATTGCTTTGCGGCACAAGTTTCTATCTTCTACTATAAGCAACAGACAGAATTTCTCACCTCAGAGCTAGCTAGATTCCCATTCAGATTAAAACAGTGAGATACGGTGCCACCGGGTATCTTTCCTCCAAATCCCCAAGCAGGAAACCGCTTATCAGAATCATAAAATTGAATAACTTCTCCAACTTCCATTATAGCCTACATAAATTTTACCTTGTTCATTAGGCCAGACAATGGATAAAAAGATGTAAGGGTAATTATCGGATAAAATATCCGGAACAATATATGATCATAGTTAAATCTTGAACGTGGTTAATTCCATTATGTTTCACAAGTTTACCTTTTGATATGAATTTAGCTGACCGGATCCACTGATGTAATGCAAAGAATCTGGCTGTTGAGGATTTCCATTGGAAGCTGAACAAATATCAAAGCACTTAACAAACTACAAAAATGAAACTAGTACTAATCACCTTAGGCAGTAGAACAATGGAAACTTACCAGTGAAATCTACTGCAACCATGAAGTTTAGCTCAAATCCACTAGATATGTAATCAATAAAGCTGAATTGTTCCTTTTCACAATATTGATCCACAAAGAGTTGACCCTTGAGAACCTAAAGTGAAGAAATTATACCAAGTGTGAGGTTAAGTAGAAATCAGAGCCAAAATGTAATTCAAATTCAACTGCATGGATCAATGAACACCTTCTCTTGTCCATGGTGTTTGGATGGCATAACAAAATTGGCACCTTTCTTCTCTTGGTATAACTTTTCCAAATCTGCTATTGATTTCTGCATTTTACTGTTGTCAAATGTCAACAAACTTCGATGTCACTATTTTGCATGTATGAAGTATTAACTAGAAAATGAAAAGCCTAAAAAAGTTTAGGCTtggcaaaaataaaacaaatattattcgACATTTACCCGATCAGTACATGATTGCCACTACTATTGAAATCAAAACACTCTATAACCAATGGATTATCCTGCATGGAAAAGATAATTTAAAAAATGTCAGAGTAATCTATATGATAATGATGTACCATCCGACATGTTGTGCAAAAAAATTGAAAGCTTACTTTACTTCCAAATTGCTGGACACTAAGACAAAGTGGTTTCCATTTCGGGTTTAAGTTGTTATCTATAACTTCAGTCTTGCAAATAGGAACAGAACCTCCAGTTTCAACCACTCTTGATATTCTTAGAAAAGGATCCTACACAAGAAAAAACAAGATGACAAGTTTTAAGAACTTGTCTATGAATGAAactaaatcataaataaatatgTAGCAGGGTATTAAATATATGTACACTTTTAGAAAATCTGTCTTTGTTATCCAAGTGAGAACAATGAAATATAATCTCAACAGCACTCTTTGCAGCAATAGTCTCCTCAGCATGAATGGTAATCGCCCCTTGATTTCTTTGACTATGGTTCTCGCTTTTGTTTTGAAGCTTTAAGGTTAAACTCTTGCTTGGTTTGGTCACTATCTGGTCcatagcacacacacacacaaacacaagaGATACCAATGTTACACAAAGTCCAAAACCTTAATGCTGCATGCTACAGAGTTAGCAAGCAGCTATAATTAAGCTGACCAGATCCATGTGTGTGTTTGTAACTTTATATGTATGCAATATTTATCTACACCAACATAGAAATTTCAATAATGAGAAACATTTAAGACTGTGCAGTTCTAAGAAATTTCATTCGTCAAGCacttgttttaaaataattttcaaaaccatgaaaaacatgTCTCATAAAGTTCTCTCTTATCAAAGTTTGAAtgaaaaggtttttaatattaaaataagctAGTTCAATAAAAAACTAAAGAAAATGTCATATTACAACATCAAGTGGGCCACTCAAAAAAGTTGTACATTATTGAAGCTGGCTAATATGTATAAGTCAATAGTCTATTATAgttttggaaagaaagaagtaataaaaaataatggCTTAATTCTTTAGGATAGGATTGAAACATGGGTGAGTAATAACAAATTGAATTACTGTGATGGATAATAATATATCACTGACCTCTGATAAAGTGCAAGTAGCCTCTCCAAGGAAATCTTGTTCATTCAGTTTCAGTGTCTTGGTGGGAACACCATGATATGTTGTGTCAATGTCATATACATGAAATACAAGTGGTTGCACAGTCTCAAAATGAAAagcaatattaattttttctatcCATTCTGGATTCAGAGAATTCATTATGACTTCCGT
The Vicia villosa cultivar HV-30 ecotype Madison, WI linkage group LG6, Vvil1.0, whole genome shotgun sequence genome window above contains:
- the LOC131612846 gene encoding protein BONZAI 3-like, whose protein sequence is MGACFSDMKGAKQAVGAQQSSTSNDNDAVDFFYTAQGFQPLFTQLQLSLSACNLLDLDIASKSDPMVVVYAKKGDGKLEELGRTEVIMNSLNPEWIEKINIAFHFETVQPLVFHVYDIDTTYHGVPTKTLKLNEQDFLGEATCTLSEIVTKPSKSLTLKLQNKSENHSQRNQGAITIHAEETIAAKSAVEIIFHCSHLDNKDRFSKSDPFLRISRVVETGGSVPICKTEVIDNNLNPKWKPLCLSVQQFGSKDNPLVIECFDFNSSGNHVLIGKMQKSIADLEKLYQEKKGANFVMPSKHHGQEKVLKGQLFVDQYCEKEQFSFIDYISSGFELNFMVAVDFTASNGNPQQPDSLHYISGSGQLNSYQKAIMEVGEVIQFYDSDKRFPAWGFGGKIPGGTVSHCFNLNGNLASSEVVGVEGIMEAYASALHTVRLSGPTLFGPVINMAAHMAAESLSSYNSTKYFVLLIITDGVVTDLQESINAVVNASDLPLSILIVGVGNADFTSMEILDADNGRRLESSTGRVATRDLVQFVPMREVHSGQISVVQALLEELPNQFLTLMRSRDVKPLTSYFPHVASSTQ